One genomic window of Leptospira paudalimensis includes the following:
- a CDS encoding rhomboid family intramembrane serine protease — MFVFEKANQKFRFPIITFCLIVITLCTQFLDTNNTYAFTPKKEFGFSLFSSFFFNSSFVEWTTNAIYLYMFADNIEDVIGPLNFFFLFMFFGILTNLTYFLFHMNSIVPVVGTSGVISGFLGMYFVFFPKVKSTMVFEKIAFNDLPIYFSLSIWILIQGYLYLVELHTEIRSAYAGQVVAFFFGMILANGFVHHKYLDRLEHNLRLTTFQNKTVLCPSCNHPIPAKKYGRFHCNVCQTNFFFDRNGKKFLP; from the coding sequence ATGTTTGTATTTGAAAAAGCAAATCAGAAATTTCGATTCCCAATTATCACTTTCTGCTTAATAGTCATCACTCTATGTACTCAGTTTTTAGATACAAATAACACTTATGCGTTTACTCCCAAAAAAGAATTTGGTTTTAGTTTATTCTCTTCTTTCTTTTTTAATTCTTCCTTCGTGGAATGGACAACAAATGCCATCTACTTGTACATGTTTGCTGACAATATTGAAGATGTAATCGGCCCTCTCAATTTTTTCTTTTTATTTATGTTCTTTGGAATCCTTACAAATCTCACTTACTTTTTATTCCACATGAACTCCATCGTACCTGTTGTGGGAACTTCTGGTGTGATTTCAGGCTTTTTAGGAATGTATTTTGTGTTTTTTCCCAAAGTAAAAAGTACAATGGTATTTGAAAAAATAGCATTCAATGATTTACCCATCTACTTTAGTTTGAGCATCTGGATTCTCATCCAAGGATACTTGTATTTGGTAGAACTCCATACTGAAATCCGAAGTGCCTATGCGGGCCAAGTAGTGGCTTTTTTCTTTGGAATGATCCTTGCAAATGGATTTGTCCACCACAAGTATCTAGATAGACTGGAACATAATTTAAGATTAACTACATTCCAAAACAAAACGGTTCTTTGCCCTTCTTGTAACCACCCGATCCCTGCCAAAAAATATGGAAGATTCCATTGTAACGTTTGCCAAACCAATTTTTTCTTTGATCGAAATGGAAAAAAATTCCTTCCATAA
- a CDS encoding SLC5 family protein gives MITTIDIFFFGFTFLLVLGIGMVAGRKESSSKDYFLGGRSLPWWGIAGSLFGTNISANHLVGMLGIGFSVGFAQSHYEFGSIPAIVLLAFVFLPLFRRKKFFTLSQFLQDKFGKETGKIYSAISLILITIQLTGALYIGARSFLPFLQNLGLSVTYTELVIWIAFTSTIYTWFGGLKSVVYTDVIQTFLILASGIVLAYLSISRPEVGGLLELFAKEEGRMDGLSKMNLYLPPNHPTLPWTGALSGLFILHTFYWNTNQYVVQRTLGGKSLREARYGILVGGLLKLTVPFFSILTGIAAYQIWFSLGETTNIAPDEAFSKLVVLVVPVGYGLIGVILAGLLGAIFSSIDSMLHSAATLFTIDFYKPLFEKNGKSLSDERQMKSGRMFLLLFSFLVTVFAIVLIDPNSKKNFFIELSNQSSHFTPALLVVFLLGIFNVKINTKAICGTILLTPFLSLLSPYLYTNYAPIFIKLTFGEELNFLHRVFLIFHFAFFLLALVAYFQYKKNHNENSLHGLFNFNSLNQNQQKQNRYLNLNGFFIFFILFFLLIVLRVQFPNHKFLIAIFGFLHFFIFSSILTYRKKSPKQNLISVFHKRDEWLYGILLGLTFFFYLWF, from the coding sequence ATGATCACAACAATTGATATCTTTTTCTTTGGGTTTACCTTCCTACTTGTGCTCGGGATTGGTATGGTTGCAGGGAGAAAAGAGTCCTCATCAAAGGATTATTTTCTCGGTGGAAGAAGCCTACCCTGGTGGGGGATTGCGGGTTCTCTATTTGGCACCAATATTTCAGCTAACCATTTGGTCGGGATGCTCGGCATCGGTTTTTCTGTTGGGTTCGCTCAAAGCCATTATGAATTTGGTTCCATTCCGGCAATTGTACTTTTGGCCTTTGTATTTTTACCACTCTTCCGAAGGAAAAAGTTTTTTACTCTTTCTCAATTTTTGCAGGATAAGTTTGGAAAAGAAACTGGAAAGATCTACTCAGCAATCTCACTCATTCTCATTACCATACAACTGACTGGTGCTTTGTACATCGGAGCTCGTAGTTTTTTACCATTTTTACAAAACCTGGGTCTGTCGGTTACTTACACGGAACTTGTCATTTGGATTGCATTTACTTCTACCATCTACACTTGGTTTGGTGGACTAAAATCAGTAGTATACACAGATGTCATCCAAACCTTTTTAATTTTAGCATCTGGGATTGTACTCGCCTATCTTTCGATTTCAAGACCTGAAGTTGGTGGTTTACTTGAACTTTTTGCAAAAGAAGAAGGTAGAATGGACGGACTCAGTAAAATGAATTTATACTTACCTCCAAACCACCCTACACTTCCTTGGACTGGTGCACTGAGTGGGTTATTTATATTGCATACCTTTTATTGGAATACGAATCAATACGTCGTACAAAGGACATTAGGTGGAAAATCACTAAGAGAAGCGCGTTATGGGATATTGGTGGGTGGGCTATTAAAACTCACAGTTCCTTTTTTTTCGATCTTAACTGGGATTGCTGCGTATCAAATTTGGTTTTCTCTAGGAGAAACGACAAATATAGCTCCTGATGAAGCTTTTTCCAAATTGGTTGTATTGGTTGTTCCCGTAGGTTACGGACTCATCGGAGTCATCCTTGCAGGATTATTGGGAGCAATCTTTTCGAGCATTGATTCCATGTTACATTCAGCAGCAACATTATTCACCATTGATTTTTACAAACCCCTCTTTGAAAAAAACGGGAAATCACTTTCTGATGAAAGACAAATGAAATCGGGAAGAATGTTTCTCTTATTATTTTCTTTTTTGGTAACAGTGTTTGCAATCGTTCTCATTGATCCCAATTCTAAGAAAAATTTCTTTATTGAGTTATCCAATCAAAGTTCTCACTTCACACCTGCTCTACTTGTTGTTTTTTTACTTGGAATTTTTAATGTTAAAATCAACACCAAAGCAATCTGCGGGACAATCCTTCTCACTCCTTTCCTTTCCCTATTAAGCCCCTATCTATATACAAACTATGCACCTATTTTCATTAAACTTACGTTTGGTGAAGAATTGAATTTTTTGCACCGAGTCTTTCTGATCTTTCACTTTGCTTTTTTTCTACTGGCTCTCGTCGCATACTTTCAATACAAAAAGAATCATAATGAAAATTCACTCCATGGACTTTTTAACTTCAATTCATTGAATCAAAACCAACAAAAACAAAATCGGTATTTGAATTTAAATGGTTTTTTCATATTTTTCATCCTATTTTTTCTCCTTATTGTTTTACGAGTCCAATTCCCAAATCATAAATTCCTAATTGCGATATTCGGATTTTTACATTTTTTTATCTTTTCTTCAATACTTACCTATCGTAAAAAATCACCAAAACAAAACCTCATTTCTGTATTTCACAAACGAGATGAGTGGTTGTATGGAATTTTACTAGGTTTGACATTCTTCTTTTATTTATGGTTCTAG
- a CDS encoding LLM class flavin-dependent oxidoreductase, with protein MNPIPKAPAIRSEDTSVEVAWFCDLCNGDYEFLGVPDGNLRSSFEHCADIIRIADELGYQNILLPSSYQTGQDTLTFAAAASQFTKQISLLTAIRCGEIHPPMLARTLSTLDHMLKGRLNINIISSDLPGTVRDSKTRYEISKEVIQILQQGWTRDHINFQGKHYQLDLSADPVKSYQTNGGPLLYFGGISEDARALCAEFCDVFLMWPETEERLADTMKDLSERAVSFGRKIDFGLRIHLIVRDTEKEAKDAAKSLLSKLNMERASDIKHRALDSNSAGVLRQDELRKSADSDLFIEPMIWSGIGLARSGCGSAIVGTPEQVYEKIQRYIQMGIRAFIFSGYPLIEESKLFANKVLPKLKTVNFAEAQGRKPKGIPVTPLTTGERK; from the coding sequence ATGAATCCGATTCCCAAAGCACCCGCCATTCGATCCGAAGACACTTCTGTGGAAGTTGCCTGGTTTTGTGACCTATGCAATGGAGATTATGAATTTTTAGGAGTTCCTGATGGGAACTTACGTTCTAGTTTCGAACATTGTGCCGACATCATCCGCATAGCAGATGAGTTGGGGTATCAAAATATTCTATTACCTTCCTCTTACCAAACAGGACAAGATACATTAACATTTGCTGCTGCGGCCTCTCAGTTTACAAAACAAATTTCTCTCCTAACAGCGATTCGGTGTGGGGAAATCCATCCTCCCATGCTTGCAAGAACCCTTTCCACTTTGGATCATATGCTAAAGGGAAGGCTTAATATCAACATCATCTCTTCTGACTTACCTGGTACTGTCCGCGATTCCAAAACGAGATATGAAATTTCAAAAGAAGTGATCCAAATCTTACAACAAGGTTGGACAAGAGATCACATCAACTTCCAAGGAAAACATTACCAATTGGATTTATCTGCTGATCCAGTGAAGTCTTACCAAACAAATGGTGGTCCCTTACTTTACTTTGGTGGGATTTCAGAAGATGCACGAGCATTATGTGCTGAGTTTTGTGATGTGTTTTTGATGTGGCCTGAAACGGAAGAAAGACTTGCTGATACGATGAAAGACTTAAGTGAGCGTGCAGTTAGTTTTGGGCGTAAAATTGATTTTGGTTTACGGATCCATTTGATTGTGAGGGACACTGAAAAGGAAGCAAAAGATGCCGCTAAAAGTCTGTTATCAAAATTGAATATGGAAAGAGCTAGTGATATCAAACATAGAGCACTTGATTCCAATTCTGCAGGTGTTTTGCGCCAAGATGAACTTCGTAAGTCCGCTGATTCAGATTTGTTCATTGAACCTATGATATGGTCAGGGATTGGACTAGCACGATCTGGTTGTGGTTCTGCGATTGTGGGAACACCCGAACAAGTGTATGAAAAAATCCAAAGGTACATCCAGATGGGAATCCGCGCATTTATTTTTTCCGGTTATCCACTCATAGAGGAATCAAAACTATTCGCGAACAAAGTGTTACCAAAATTAAAAACAGTGAATTTTGCAGAAGCACAAGGAAGGAAACCCAAGGGTATTCCTGTCACACCTCTGACAACAGGAGAAAGAAAATAA
- a CDS encoding aldo/keto reductase, protein MVPQIHFPKHNLSISRLVYGIWRLHEDKHGFGGDRIYEKINLCLELGIDTFDHADIYGDFENEERFGKVLKKYPNLKNKIKIITKCGIQIPGAKYPTKHYNTSKEHIRYSVERSLRKLQVDSLDVVLIHRPDPLMDPTEMAEVFDALALEGKVKHFGVSNFTPSQFQMVQSKYKRPLFTNQVEFHLFHTEPMFDGTFDQMIESGIHPMVWSPTAGGKIFSPKTETEIKTSIKLQEIAKRHGASIDQVLYSWFLNHPAGMIPILGTNDLERIKSAAACFTYPLSRVDWFAILEVARGKEVA, encoded by the coding sequence ATGGTTCCACAGATTCATTTTCCAAAACACAATTTATCCATTTCTCGTTTGGTATATGGAATTTGGAGGTTACATGAAGACAAACATGGATTTGGCGGAGATCGAATTTATGAAAAGATCAATTTATGTTTAGAACTTGGGATTGATACGTTCGACCATGCAGATATTTATGGAGATTTTGAAAATGAAGAACGTTTTGGGAAGGTTCTAAAAAAATACCCAAACCTAAAGAATAAAATCAAAATCATCACCAAGTGTGGGATACAAATTCCAGGTGCCAAATATCCAACAAAACATTATAATACATCTAAAGAACATATACGTTATTCGGTGGAACGTTCATTGCGGAAACTGCAAGTTGATTCATTGGATGTGGTTCTCATTCACAGGCCTGATCCACTCATGGATCCAACTGAAATGGCAGAGGTTTTTGATGCACTGGCTCTGGAAGGTAAGGTCAAACATTTTGGAGTATCTAATTTTACTCCTTCACAATTCCAAATGGTCCAATCGAAATACAAACGTCCTCTTTTCACAAACCAGGTGGAGTTTCATCTATTTCACACTGAACCTATGTTTGATGGAACCTTTGACCAAATGATTGAATCTGGCATCCATCCTATGGTATGGTCTCCTACTGCTGGTGGAAAAATATTTTCACCGAAAACGGAAACGGAAATCAAAACCTCAATCAAATTGCAGGAAATTGCAAAACGACATGGCGCAAGTATCGACCAAGTACTATACTCATGGTTTTTGAATCACCCTGCTGGAATGATTCCCATTTTAGGAACCAATGATTTGGAACGGATCAAATCTGCTGCTGCATGTTTTACTTATCCGCTTTCTAGAGTGGATTGGTTTGCCATTTTGGAAGTGGCAAGAGGTAAAGAAGTCGCCTAA
- a CDS encoding GAF domain-containing protein, translated as MLSELTPNQYFSGGSFNADLTDDLQFHSNSLHREKIWEQTVQTIAKIPEIFVTWILEYQPDTHSFHLLAIHGSEDLDFPKTIPKSQLPCSNVIDSNMIFEINLLEDDFLFKSLRINNFNKSSTIYLGYPIRSDIGTVIGVIGMIAENKFKHKFKNLKLIDVLADKLSLELIRYKNEKFISESLNNCSFVKQSLGELYRLLSYQTDDIVKICRNYLQAGIKLFGLPLGLIATKIGDGWEYSFIEGNVHGIYEGQKFSDVEFNFSIFNSSGNARIIKNLSVETSQLVQEHLGLLGVSCLMEFPLQVHNQRIGLFGFYGFGEQNIQSSEIIQRIFELMGIGLSNSIEKNKIPPFSKFNHLDEKIQNQ; from the coding sequence ATGCTTTCTGAATTAACTCCAAACCAATATTTTTCTGGTGGTTCATTTAATGCGGACCTTACGGATGATTTACAATTCCATAGTAACTCTTTGCATAGGGAAAAGATTTGGGAACAAACTGTCCAAACAATAGCCAAAATTCCAGAAATATTTGTTACTTGGATTTTAGAATACCAACCAGATACACACTCCTTTCACTTGCTTGCTATACATGGTTCAGAAGATTTAGATTTTCCAAAAACGATACCTAAATCTCAACTCCCATGTTCGAATGTGATTGATTCAAATATGATTTTTGAAATCAATCTATTAGAAGATGATTTTCTTTTTAAGTCACTTCGTATAAACAACTTTAATAAATCATCTACAATCTATTTGGGATATCCTATTCGATCGGACATCGGCACAGTGATTGGAGTCATTGGGATGATTGCAGAAAATAAATTTAAACATAAATTTAAGAATTTAAAGCTGATCGATGTACTTGCGGATAAGTTGAGTTTAGAATTAATTCGATACAAAAATGAAAAATTTATTTCGGAATCATTAAATAATTGCTCCTTTGTAAAACAATCTCTAGGTGAATTATATAGGTTACTTTCCTATCAAACAGATGATATTGTTAAAATTTGCCGGAATTATCTACAGGCTGGTATCAAACTTTTTGGATTACCTTTAGGGCTGATTGCAACAAAAATAGGGGATGGCTGGGAGTATAGTTTCATAGAGGGAAACGTTCATGGAATCTATGAAGGCCAAAAGTTTTCAGATGTTGAATTCAATTTTTCCATTTTCAATTCTTCAGGTAACGCTAGGATTATCAAAAATCTATCAGTTGAAACTTCTCAATTGGTACAAGAACATTTGGGTTTACTTGGAGTTTCTTGCCTTATGGAATTTCCCCTTCAAGTTCACAATCAGCGAATAGGATTGTTTGGTTTTTATGGATTCGGTGAACAAAACATTCAATCATCTGAAATCATTCAAAGGATATTTGAATTAATGGGAATCGGACTTTCAAATTCAATAGAAAAGAATAAGATCCCACCGTTTTCTAAATTTAATCATTTGGATGAAAAAATTCAGAATCAATAA
- a CDS encoding ArsR/SmtB family transcription factor gives MQTLDATFSALADPTRRAILMHLAKKDLTVMELTKPFQMSQPAISKHLKILEEAGLITTTRRAQERPRRLQTAPLKEAVDWMEKYRQIWETRYQALDGLLDELQRIQPKGVKKK, from the coding sequence ATGCAAACTCTGGACGCAACATTTTCCGCACTGGCTGACCCCACAAGAAGGGCCATTTTGATGCATCTGGCAAAAAAAGACCTAACGGTGATGGAACTCACAAAACCGTTTCAAATGAGCCAACCAGCCATTTCGAAACACCTTAAGATTTTAGAGGAAGCAGGGCTCATTACTACAACGAGAAGGGCTCAGGAAAGACCACGTAGGTTACAAACTGCTCCTCTCAAAGAAGCTGTGGATTGGATGGAGAAATACCGCCAAATTTGGGAAACACGGTACCAGGCACTCGACGGGTTATTGGACGAATTACAAAGAATACAACCAAAAGGGGTGAAGAAAAAATGA
- a CDS encoding SRPBCC family protein, protein MNSKKNEVKMIRNGDNEVVFQRYFDAPRELVFDCHTKPELMRRWLIGPEGMVLDTCEQDLRVGGKYLYLYADEKGNKSGVYGTFREVVVPETLANTENYIMDMATFDANAPEDPNATFESRTFTTEGKRTLMTHVCRYASPDICKMMVESGAADGMAECYLELDKYLATIQ, encoded by the coding sequence ATGAATTCAAAAAAAAATGAAGTGAAGATGATTCGAAATGGTGACAATGAGGTTGTATTTCAACGTTATTTCGATGCACCTAGAGAATTGGTTTTTGATTGTCACACCAAACCTGAGTTAATGCGAAGATGGCTCATTGGACCGGAAGGTATGGTTCTCGATACTTGTGAACAAGACCTAAGAGTAGGTGGGAAATACCTTTATCTTTATGCAGATGAGAAGGGAAACAAATCAGGTGTGTATGGAACCTTTCGGGAGGTTGTCGTTCCAGAAACCCTCGCCAACACAGAAAATTACATTATGGATATGGCAACATTTGATGCAAATGCTCCGGAAGATCCAAATGCCACTTTCGAATCACGCACATTCACAACAGAAGGAAAACGAACTCTGATGACACATGTCTGTCGATACGCTTCACCTGACATTTGTAAAATGATGGTGGAATCGGGTGCCGCAGATGGGATGGCAGAATGTTATTTGGAGTTGGACAAATACCTTGCAACGATTCAGTAG